A portion of the Pagrus major chromosome 8, Pma_NU_1.0 genome contains these proteins:
- the LOC141001720 gene encoding parathyroid hormone-related protein-like, giving the protein MCSIVILHQWSLAVFLLCSPVTLDGKPVDALGSRTRRSVSHAQLMHDKGRSLQEFKRRMWLHELLEEVHTADDPPVQSRTQSQTFSGNALHEKPPGATKNLPDRFRLDREGPNLPQETNKALAYKDQPLKVATKRKKKVRLGRRRESDKKRRRARSVTTMEQ; this is encoded by the exons ATGTGCTCTATAGTAATTCTTCATCAGTGGAGTCTGGCTGTGTTCTTGCTGTGCTCCCCAGTGACTCTTGATGGGAAACCAGTCGATGCACTTGGTAGCAGAAC GAGGAGGTCAGTGAGCCACGCCCAGCTGATGCATGACAAGGGTCGCTCCTTACAAGAGTTCAAGCGTCGTATGTGGCTGCACGAGCTGCTCGAGGAGGTGCACACAGCCGATGATCCACCGGTGCAGAGCAGAACCCAGAGCCAAACATTCAGTGGTAATGCCCTGCACGAGAAGCCCCCAGGGGCCACCAAGAACCTCCCTGACAGGTTCAGGCTGGACAGAGAGGGTCCTAACCTGCCCCAGGAGACCAACAAGGCTCTGGCTTATAAGGACCAGCCACTTAAAGTGGCCaccaagaggaaaaaaaaggtgaggTTAGGCCGACGTAGAGAGAGTGACAAGAAGAGGAGGCGGGCACGGTCTGTCACAACAATGGAACAATGA
- the LOC141000684 gene encoding galanin receptor 2a — MAVLNTYGLIFACTCGVILGIGLCANLLVFSLFAKHNTLRKNRLDILLLSMTLADFLTLLLIPFTLHSAVSHSWPLGDTGCKVYQFLLAFSLAASTYSLCAVSVTRAMIITNPYHPPTMDLVILMFVLVWALSFFISLPLRMFATKDSLGPSLGFTFCLPTIHEHHYQVVLSQFVLYYFVPMLVIAFNYVRLAVFLHKSPVMSVSSARNTRRASVMVFLAAATFSVCWLPGYVLELCVYLGLYRHGPAWEMFYFVCTVLQYLHPCINPVLYVLLSKRYRHTRAAWLFRCKRNRVQPQVISVTTDSF, encoded by the coding sequence ATGGCTGTTCTCAACACGTATGGGCTGATCTTTGCCTGTACCTGTGGAGTGATCCTGGGCATTGGGCTCTGTGCCAACTTGCTGGTCTTCTCTCTGTTTGCCAAGCACAACACCTTGCGGAAGAACCGCCTCGACATCCTCCTACTCAGCATGACCCTGGCTGACTTCCTCACCCTCCTGCTCATCCCTTTTACCTTGCACTCCGCCGTAAGCCACTCCTGGCCTCTGGGTGACACTGGCTGCAAGGTCTACCAGTTCCTGCTGGCCTTCAGCCTGGCGGCCAGCACCTACTCGCTGTGTGCTGTATCCGTGACCCGCGCCATGATCATCACCAACCCGTACCACCCACCCACTATGGACCTGGTCATCCTAATGTTTGTCCTGGTCTGGGCCCTCAGCTTCTTCATCAGCCTGCCACTGCGAATGTTTGCCACCAAAGACAGCCTGGGCCCAAGCCTGGGCTTCACCTTTTGCCTTCCAACCATTCATGAGCACCACTACCAAGTGGTCCTCAGCCAGTTTGTACTTTACTACTTTGTTCCGATGCTAGTCATCGCCTTCAACTATGTCCGGCTGGCTGTCTTTCTCCACAAGAGCCCTGTAATGTCGGTGTCCAGTGCCAGGAACACCCGCCGTGCCTCTGTCATGGTGTTCTTGGCTGCTGCTACCTTCTCAGTGTGCTGGCTGCCTGGTTATGTGCTGGagctgtgtgtgtacctgggGCTGTATCGCCATGGACCGGCATGGGAGATGTTTTATTTCGTCTGTACTGTGCTGCAGTACCTGCACCCCTGTATCAACCCTGTGCTCTATGTACTGCTGTCGAAGCGCTATCGCCACACGAGGGCAGCCTGGCTCTTCAGATGTAAGAGGAATAGAGTGCAGCCACAGGTCATTAGTGTCACAACAGACAGCTTTTAA
- the LOC141001271 gene encoding shaker-related potassium channel tsha2-like, with protein MTVVSQENHDETVVITPLLQDAAELEPADQECSERVIINISGLRFETQLKTLSRFPATLLGDPRKRMRFFDPLRNEYFFDRNRPSFDAILYYYQSGGRLRRPVSVPVDIFLEELRFYEIEEEVIELFRDDEGLAREEDRPLPDNEFQRQFWLLFEYPESSGPARMIAIVSVMVILISIIIFCLETLPEFREVPSVPDIVVNGSASDTEPNPFTDPFFMVETLCIVWFSFEFTMRFLSCPSKAAFFKNMMNLIDVVAIAPYFITLGLDLAEHQGSSQQAASLAILRVIRLVRVFRIFKLSRHSKGLQILGQTLHASLRELGLLIFFLIIGVVLFSSSVYFAEAEDPESGFSSIPDAFWWAVVTMTTVGYGDMCPSTIGGKFVGSLCAIAGVLTIALPVPVIVSNFNYFYHRENEEEENVQYVHVTCGQPQTPSLCECDSNKSSQSLSKTESYQESDDLETLTFPHVETYTGKLTDV; from the coding sequence ATGACTGTGGTGTCTCAGGAGAACCACGACGAGACTGTGGTCATAACACCTCTGTTGCAAGATGCTGCTGAGTTGGAACCAGCGGACCAGGAGTGCAGCGAGAGGGTCATCATCAACATCTCCGGCCTGCGCTTTGAGACGCAGCTAAAGACCCTCTCCCGCTTCCCGGCCACGCTTCTGGGAGATCCGCGCAAAAGGATGCGTTTCTTCGACCCGCTGAGAAACGAATACTTCTTTGACAGGAACAGGCCGAGCTTCGACGCCATCCTCTATTACTACCAGTCAGGAGGGCGGCTTCGGAGGCCTGTGAGTGTTCCTGTGGATATTTTCCTGGAAGAACTGCGGTTTTATGAAATTGAGGAGGAGGTCATAGAGCTTTTCCGAGACGATGAGGGCTTGGCGAGGGAAGAGGACCGGCCGCTGCCTGATAACGAGTTTCAGCGCCAGTTCTGGCTCCTGTTTGAGTATCCAGAGAGCTCAGGACCTGCACGTATGATCGCCATCGTGTCCGTGATGGTTATCTTAATATCCATTATTATATTCTGCTTGGAGACTTTACCTGAGTTCAGAGAAGTCCCCTCGGTGCCCGACATTGTCGTCAATGGAAGTGCTAGCGATACAGAACCCAATCCGTTCACAGATCCGTTTTTTATGGTGGAGACACTTTGCATCGTGTGGTTCTCCTTTGAGTTCACCATGAGATTCCTCTCCTGCCCCAGTAAAGCAGCTTTCTTCAAAAACATGATGAACTTGATCGATGTTGTGGCTATCGCTCCTTATTTCATCACCCTGGGCCTTGATCTAGCAGAGCATCAGGGCAGCAGTCAGCAGGCTGCGTCCCTGGCCATCCTGAGGGTCATCCGTCTGGTCCGAGTTTTCAGGATTTTTAAACTTTCCAGGCACTCCAAGGGTCTCCAGATTCTCGGCCAAACGCTTCACGCCAGCCTCAGGGAGCTGGGACTGCTCATATTCTTCCTGATTATTGGAGTTGTTTTATTCTCCAGCTCTGTTTATTTTGCAGAAGCAGAAGACCCCGAGTCTGGATTTTCAAGCATACCTGATGCGTTTTGGTGGGCTGTGGTGACAATGACCACTGTTGGATATGGAGACATGTGTCCCTCCACCATCGGGGGGAAATTCGTTGGTTCTTTGTGTGCCATCGCTGGAGTGCTGACCATAGCGTTACCTGTCCCCGTTATTGTGTCAAACTTCAATTATTTCTACCACAGAgagaacgaggaggaggagaatgtgCAGTACGTGCACGTGACTTGCGGACAGCCGCAGACGCCCTCGTTATGTGAGTGTGATTCAAACAAAAGCAGCCAGTCGCTCTCCAAAACTGAGTCCTATCAGGAGAGCGACGACTTGGAAACTTTGACATTTCCACACGTGGAGACATACACAGGGAAACTGACAGATGTATAA